The Triticum aestivum cultivar Chinese Spring chromosome 4B, IWGSC CS RefSeq v2.1, whole genome shotgun sequence sequence CGAGGCGCTTCTCCTTGCGGTTGATCTTGATGGTCCAGTCCCGGGGCTTGGGGCCGAAGATGACTCCACCGCCGGGGCGGAGCGGCGTACGGACCGACCCGCGCCGCGCCTTCCCGGTCTTCTTCTGGCCGTAGGGCTTCCTCCCGCCGCCCCGAACCTCCCCGCGGGTAAGGGTGGAGGCCGTGCCCCGGCGCGCGTTCTGGCGGTCGGTGATGAGGGCGCGGTGCACGACAGCGCGCGCGGTGGAGGGCGGCGCGGCCTTGATGTCCAGGGCGACCTCCCCGACCTTCTCCCCGGTGAAGTTGATGACCGGGAGGGTGGTGGCCTCGGCCCGCAGCGCGCGGAGGATGGAGGCGGACGGCCTCCCCCTGACGGAGGCGTGCGGGAAGGaggacgaggagggggaggggaggaaggagaCCGAGGAGGgcgaggagaggaaggaggaggaagaggcggagagCGAGAGCAGGAGGGGCGAGGCCACGGAGGAGACCGGCATTGTGGCGGCTCTACGGCGGCTGCGCTGCGCTGGGGGGCGGAC is a genomic window containing:
- the LOC123092659 gene encoding 50S ribosomal protein L4, chloroplastic isoform X1 is translated as MPVSSVASPLLLSLSASSSSFLSSPSSVSFLPSPSSSSFPHASVRGRPSASILRALRAEATTLPVINFTGEKVGEVALDIKAAPPSTARAVVHRALITDRQNARRGTASTLTRGEVRGGGRKPYGQKKTGKARRGSVRTPLRPGGGVIFGPKPRDWTIKINRKEKRLAISTALASAAVANDSFVVQEFDEEFATGPRTRDFVAALQRWGLDPREKAMFFSTELDNNVRLSGRNIGTLKMLTPRTLNLYDILDARKHFFTPAAIDYLNSRYGTTGFDEYEGDDGEDDGEEEGVEEQEEGEEITEEAAQEVHFVQFSDETGEAEADSTS
- the LOC123092659 gene encoding 50S ribosomal protein L4, chloroplastic isoform X2, producing the protein MPVSSVASPLLLSLSASSSSFLSSPSSVSFLPSPSSSSFPHASVRGRPSASILRALRAEATTLPVINFTGEKVGEVALDIKAAPPSTARAVVHRALITDRQNARRGTASTLTRGEVRGGGRKPYGQKKTGKARRGSVRTPLRPGGGVIFGPKPRDWTIKINRKEKRLAISTALASAAVANDSFVVQEFDEEFATGPRTRDFVAALQRWGLDPREKAMFFSTELDNNVRLSGRNIGTLKMLTPRTLNLYDILDARKHFFTPAAIDYLNSRYGTTGFDEYEGDDGEDDGEEEGVEEQEEGEEITEEAAQDETGEAEADSTS